From Actinopolyspora lacussalsi, a single genomic window includes:
- a CDS encoding signal transduction histidine kinase (product_source=COG4585; cath_funfam=3.30.565.10; cog=COG4585; pfam=PF07730; superfamily=55874; transmembrane_helix_parts=Inside_1_6,TMhelix_7_29,Outside_30_32,TMhelix_33_52,Inside_53_56,TMhelix_57_76,Outside_77_85,TMhelix_86_105,Inside_106_111,TMhelix_112_129,Outside_130_138,TMhelix_139_158,Inside_159_169,TMhelix_170_192,Outside_193_195,TMhelix_196_218,Inside_219_224,TMhelix_225_247,Outside_248_256,TMhelix_257_279,Inside_280_287,TMhelix_288_310,Outside_311_319,TMhelix_320_342,Inside_343_577) yields the protein MGALREQWIFAALLLLTWLGELFLIVEAGDSSLGRIPLITMMVLLALAARWYPLRCGLLGAGTLLFGLALARYLDIDPGPGLLPRVSFTENVAGLLLVVYAFRSLPRVRATLVTAVLVTTCLVAVFFRNDPPTVQSLELGLLQLVLAVGTGIYLGGGGQRREVRRPLAELLRGQWPVTAALSVLLFLQVAGTDFGYTLFGDVLLTVSSVLMSVLAVFAPLRPIQAALLGAVNVVFTTVLAALLGVVGMQNSVVGSSQFALGGLPMPVTAAGMLLIVFVVRLAPMREATAAAGALTVSAVFGAALIPRVGLYRPMSVLELPSLLFLGAVLLVLAIGTGMYFRARDEDRARAVRAAVKGAQQDERMALARELHDVVAHHVTGIVVQAQAALKVAEKNPRAAGEALERISSSGTEALTAMRRLVGSMRDTENDSFSALETEPTVDLEADLRKLVEHSTPDASGKRIELDVRLTRDVPQEVGRSALRLVQEAITNAEKHALDADLVTISVKTANEQLLIEITDDGTIPSGQPPGGSGGYGLVGMRERIELLGGRLSAGPGRGRGWRVEARLPLTDTEEKRA from the coding sequence GTGGGTGCACTTCGGGAGCAGTGGATCTTCGCGGCCCTGTTGCTGCTGACCTGGCTCGGCGAGCTGTTCCTCATCGTCGAGGCCGGTGATTCGTCCCTGGGACGAATTCCGCTGATCACGATGATGGTGCTGCTCGCGCTGGCGGCCCGCTGGTACCCGCTCAGGTGTGGCCTGCTCGGCGCGGGCACGCTGTTGTTCGGACTCGCGCTCGCCCGCTACCTGGACATCGATCCCGGACCCGGTTTGCTCCCGCGCGTCTCGTTCACCGAGAACGTCGCGGGTCTGTTGCTGGTGGTCTACGCGTTCCGGAGTCTCCCGCGCGTCAGAGCCACGCTGGTCACCGCCGTGCTGGTGACGACATGCCTGGTCGCCGTGTTCTTCCGCAACGATCCCCCCACGGTCCAGAGTCTTGAACTCGGACTGCTGCAGCTGGTGCTCGCCGTGGGCACCGGCATATACCTGGGAGGAGGTGGACAGCGGCGGGAGGTGCGGCGTCCGCTCGCGGAACTGCTGCGCGGACAGTGGCCGGTCACCGCGGCGCTGTCGGTCCTGCTGTTCCTGCAGGTGGCCGGCACCGACTTCGGCTACACGCTTTTCGGTGATGTGTTGCTGACGGTCAGCTCCGTACTCATGTCGGTGTTAGCTGTGTTCGCCCCGCTCCGTCCGATCCAGGCCGCGCTGCTCGGGGCGGTGAACGTCGTGTTCACCACGGTGCTGGCAGCGCTGCTCGGCGTGGTGGGGATGCAGAATTCCGTGGTCGGGTCCTCGCAGTTCGCTCTGGGAGGGCTCCCGATGCCCGTCACCGCCGCCGGGATGCTGCTCATCGTCTTCGTCGTCCGGCTGGCCCCGATGCGGGAGGCGACCGCCGCCGCCGGTGCCCTCACCGTCTCCGCCGTGTTCGGTGCTGCTCTCATCCCACGTGTGGGCTTGTACCGCCCCATGTCGGTACTCGAGCTCCCGTCCCTGCTGTTCCTGGGAGCCGTCCTGCTGGTGCTGGCGATCGGCACCGGGATGTACTTCCGCGCCCGCGACGAGGACCGGGCCCGCGCGGTTCGTGCGGCGGTGAAGGGGGCACAGCAGGACGAGCGGATGGCGTTGGCCCGTGAACTGCACGACGTGGTCGCACATCACGTCACCGGGATAGTGGTGCAGGCACAGGCCGCCCTCAAGGTCGCCGAGAAGAACCCGAGAGCCGCGGGTGAGGCGTTGGAGCGGATCTCGTCCAGCGGCACCGAGGCCCTCACGGCCATGCGGCGGCTCGTCGGCAGCATGCGCGACACCGAGAACGACTCGTTCTCCGCGCTGGAGACGGAGCCCACCGTCGATCTGGAAGCCGACCTGCGGAAACTGGTCGAGCACAGCACGCCCGACGCTTCGGGGAAGCGAATCGAGCTGGACGTGCGGTTGACGAGGGACGTGCCGCAGGAGGTGGGACGTTCGGCACTGCGACTCGTCCAGGAGGCGATCACCAACGCCGAGAAGCACGCTCTCGACGCCGACCTGGTCACGATTTCGGTCAAAACCGCGAACGAGCAACTGCTGATCGAGATCACCGATGACGGAACAATTCCCAGCGGGCAGCCACCGGGCGGTTCCGGTGGATACGGTTTGGTCGGCATGCGGGAGCGAATCGAACTGCTCGGTGGTCGGTTGAGCGCGGGACCGGGGCGGGGTCGCGGTTGGCGAGTCGAGGCTCGGCTGCCGTTGACGGATACGGAGGAAAAGCGGGCATGA
- a CDS encoding tRNA (guanine-N7-)-methyltransferase (product_source=KO:K03439; cath_funfam=3.40.50.150; cog=COG0220; ko=KO:K03439; pfam=PF02390; superfamily=53335; tigrfam=TIGR00091): MSASDQQIPHRRTVVSYVQRGERMTTGQQRAWDRYWDEFGHDISELPEGPLDTTGWFGRTAPLVLEVGSGMGETTAQLAAARPEHDHLAVEVYKPGLAQLLARAENLGIDNLRLLRGDATVLLREHFTADTLSEVRVFFPDPWPKKRHHKRRLVQPDFVALVASRLRPGGVLHLATDWESYAEQMMEVCTAEPNLRNRWADFPGGWAPRPEWRPVTKFENRAHSEGREVHDLIFERV, from the coding sequence GTGAGTGCTTCCGACCAGCAGATTCCACACCGCCGCACGGTCGTCAGTTACGTGCAGCGCGGCGAGCGGATGACGACCGGGCAGCAGCGCGCGTGGGATCGGTACTGGGACGAGTTCGGCCACGACATCTCCGAACTGCCCGAGGGGCCGCTAGACACCACCGGTTGGTTCGGTCGAACCGCGCCGCTGGTGCTTGAGGTCGGTTCCGGCATGGGGGAGACGACGGCCCAGCTGGCCGCGGCCCGGCCGGAGCACGACCACCTGGCCGTCGAGGTCTACAAGCCCGGGCTGGCCCAGTTGCTGGCACGTGCCGAGAACCTCGGCATCGACAATCTCCGGTTGCTGCGTGGTGACGCGACGGTACTGCTGCGGGAACACTTCACGGCGGACACGTTGAGCGAGGTGCGGGTCTTCTTCCCGGACCCGTGGCCCAAGAAACGCCATCACAAGCGGCGGCTGGTCCAACCCGATTTCGTGGCGCTGGTCGCCTCGCGGCTACGTCCCGGTGGGGTGCTGCACCTGGCTACCGACTGGGAGAGCTACGCCGAGCAGATGATGGAGGTCTGCACCGCGGAACCGAACCTGCGGAACCGCTGGGCGGACTTTCCGGGGGGCTGGGCACCTCGGCCGGAGTGGCGACCGGTGACCAAGTTCGAGAACCGCGCTCATTCCGAGGGGCGTGAAGTACACGATCTGATCTTCGAGCGTGTCTGA
- a CDS encoding hypothetical protein (product_source=Hypo-rule applied; transmembrane_helix_parts=Inside_1_4,TMhelix_5_27,Outside_28_37), whose protein sequence is MITTLSVIGTVLALAVLVLMALSATLPDLWEVFHHGR, encoded by the coding sequence GTGATCACCACGTTATCCGTCATCGGGACGGTACTGGCACTGGCTGTACTGGTGCTGATGGCGCTCAGCGCGACGCTGCCCGACCTCTGGGAGGTGTTCCATCACGGACGCTGA